In Marinobacter salinisoli, the DNA window AAAAGGTTTTTGCCCGCTGCTCGATTGTGTCTGCCGGTCCGCCGAACAGGCCGCCAACAACCGCCAGTAAGTCGGCCCCGGCCTGAATCAAAGGCGCGCCGTTATCAATCGTGATTCCGCCAATGGCAGAAATGGGGCGGCCGTACGCTCTGGCTTGTGTGAGCACCGAGACGTCGGCGGCCGGTGCTTTGGGCTTGGTTGCAGACGGGAAAAACCGGCCGAATGCCAGGTAATCTGCTCCTGCCGCGCAAGCCTCTTGCGCCAGTGCCAGCCGGGAGTGGCAGGTCACCCCAATAATGGCGTTCTCGCCAAGCTGTTGCCGGGCTTCGGACGCAGCCGCGTCGCCTTGGCCCAGGTGCACGCCTGCGGCGCCGCAGCGTCTCGCCAGCTCCGGGTCGTCATTGATCAGCAGTGGCACACCGGCGTTACGGCACAACGCCTGCAGGTTCCGCGCCTGGCGCAGGCGCTCGGGGGCCGGTGCCTGCTTTTCCCGGTATTGTATCAAAACCGCCCCACCGCGCAGTGCGGCTTCTACGGAGGCGATCAGGGTTTCCGGCGGCGTGAGCATGGAGTCTGTCACACCATACAGGCCGGGGCGCAGGCCTTTGTCCATGGTGTCGTTCACCGTTCCCAGGGAATGCCGCGGTCGGGCACGGGTTGTCCCTTGCCAACCTCAAGGGCGTGCAGGACCGCGCGGTGTACGTAGTTCTGGGCCTGCGATACTGCGGCCCGGGGCGACAGGCCACAGGCCCGCCCGGCGGTTATGGCGGCGGCCAGGGTGCAGCCCGTGCCGTGGTAGACACCACCCACCCGCTCGACGTTCCAGTGCATGGGCTCGGGCGCGTGGTTATAGAGGGTGTTGGTAATGTGCAGACCGGTGCCATGACCACCGGTGGCCAACACCGACGAGCAGCCCGCGTCCAGTAAGTTTCGCGCCGCGCGCTCCGGATCTGCGTTATCACCCAGGATGGCCAGTTCGTCACCGTTGGGAGTGATCATTTCTGCCCGGGGGAACAGACGGCTCTTCATCACGCTGATCAGCTCGCCGTCGGCCAGATCACCGCCGCCGGCGGCCTTGATCACCGGATCGACGATGAGCGGAATCTCCGGATAGTCCTGCAGGAGCTCCAGCAGAACGTCAACGATGGCGGCATTGCCCAGCGCCCCGGTTTTTACTGCATGAATGGGGGTGTCGCCGGCCAGACAGTTGAGTTGGCGGTGAATGAGGTCGGCATCGATCGCGTCGGCTTCATAAACATTGACGGTGTCCTGCACGGTCAGACAGGTCAGCACCGGCAATGGGTGGCAGCCAAGGGAGGTGCAGGCTTGTATGTCAGCTTGTATGCCGGCACCGCCGGACGGATCCAGCCCGGACAGAATCAGAACCTGGGGACGGTTGTGCAGTTTGATAGCGCGACTCCTTAAAACGGTTTGACTACAACCAGAATCACCACTGCCAGCAGTACCAGTACCGGCAGTTCATTAAACCAGCGGTAGAACACGTGGCTGCGCTGGTTCCGGTCATCCCGGAAAACGGTGACCAGATGCCCGCAATAAAAATGATAGGCGATCAGCAGCGCCACGAGCAGCAGTTTGGCGTGCATCCAGCCCTGGGCAAGGTAGCCTGACGGGTTGTAGCCGATCAGCCAGACGCCCAGCACGACGGTCGCGATCATCGATGGCGTGGTAATGCCGCGGTACAGCTTGCGCTCCATGATCTTGAACCGATCGCGGCCCGGTGCGTCCTCGCAATTGGCGTGGTAGACAAATAACCGGGGCAGATAGAACAGGCCGGCGAACCAGCACACCATCGCGATAATATGAAACGCCTTAACCCACAGCATGTGTCAGCTCCGTCGGTATTGGTAATAACTTTCGATATCGGTTTTCAGCACGATCCCGTATATCCGCTGAATCACGGGCGCCACATGCCGTTGTACGTACAGGGCTTCGGCATTGGTTGCATCGAACTGGTGAAGGGCCTCTTCCAGCGTGGCCTGGTACTGCACCGGCGCAATATCGCGGCGGTTGGCCGGAATCTTCATCAGGTCCACCGATTCCAGTGGGCCGTCCTCGGCGTGTTCGGGTTTTTCGGCGTCTTCCAGGAAACGCGCCAGATCCACTGCAGGCAAGATGGCCGTAGGGCCGTTCTTGCCCTCGACCACCAGCCACTTGGGCTCGGATTTCAGTGTCTG includes these proteins:
- the thiE gene encoding thiamine phosphate synthase, whose translation is MDKGLRPGLYGVTDSMLTPPETLIASVEAALRGGAVLIQYREKQAPAPERLRQARNLQALCRNAGVPLLINDDPELARRCGAAGVHLGQGDAAASEARQQLGENAIIGVTCHSRLALAQEACAAGADYLAFGRFFPSATKPKAPAADVSVLTQARAYGRPISAIGGITIDNGAPLIQAGADLLAVVGGLFGGPADTIEQRAKTFSRLFEQHHPLFSMPR
- the thiD gene encoding bifunctional hydroxymethylpyrimidine kinase/phosphomethylpyrimidine kinase: MLSGLDPSGGAGIQADIQACTSLGCHPLPVLTCLTVQDTVNVYEADAIDADLIHRQLNCLAGDTPIHAVKTGALGNAAIVDVLLELLQDYPEIPLIVDPVIKAAGGGDLADGELISVMKSRLFPRAEMITPNGDELAILGDNADPERAARNLLDAGCSSVLATGGHGTGLHITNTLYNHAPEPMHWNVERVGGVYHGTGCTLAAAITAGRACGLSPRAAVSQAQNYVHRAVLHALEVGKGQPVPDRGIPWER
- the hemJ gene encoding protoporphyrinogen oxidase HemJ is translated as MLWVKAFHIIAMVCWFAGLFYLPRLFVYHANCEDAPGRDRFKIMERKLYRGITTPSMIATVVLGVWLIGYNPSGYLAQGWMHAKLLLVALLIAYHFYCGHLVTVFRDDRNQRSHVFYRWFNELPVLVLLAVVILVVVKPF